A region from the Streptosporangium sp. NBC_01756 genome encodes:
- a CDS encoding lysylphosphatidylglycerol synthase transmembrane domain-containing protein → MKRLVRIAFLLVALGFGGWVVARQWDEVLAGFARLSWQALVLSLVAVVAALCGGMMTWRALLADLGSPLPFRPAAKVFFVGQLGKYIPGSLWPVLAQMEMGRELGVPRSRSAAAFFLTLPVQLGSGLVISGVTLLAALPGSAAPYAWVFLLIPVLVVVFEPKVINAVLGFGLRKLRREPLERPLTRRGILTALGWALLGWTAYGLHLAAIIHGFGLSGVSMVLFSIGSFALSWCLGIMTFVVPAGAGVREAAMVAVLAPVLDRGSAIAVALCSRIVIILGDLVCAGAAGLSARRAVDAGHDSDPRKAV, encoded by the coding sequence GTGAAACGGCTGGTCCGCATCGCCTTCCTGCTCGTGGCGCTGGGGTTCGGCGGGTGGGTGGTGGCGCGCCAGTGGGATGAGGTCCTGGCCGGGTTCGCCCGGCTGTCCTGGCAGGCGCTCGTGCTCTCCCTGGTCGCCGTGGTCGCCGCGCTGTGCGGCGGGATGATGACGTGGCGGGCGCTGCTGGCCGACCTCGGCTCGCCGCTGCCGTTCCGCCCGGCGGCGAAGGTCTTCTTCGTCGGCCAGCTCGGAAAGTACATCCCCGGCTCACTGTGGCCGGTGCTCGCCCAGATGGAGATGGGCCGGGAGCTGGGGGTGCCCCGGTCGCGGAGCGCGGCGGCCTTCTTCCTGACGCTGCCGGTGCAGCTCGGCAGCGGGCTGGTGATCTCGGGGGTGACGCTGCTGGCCGCCCTGCCCGGGTCCGCCGCGCCGTACGCCTGGGTGTTCCTGCTGATCCCGGTGCTGGTGGTGGTGTTCGAGCCGAAGGTGATCAACGCGGTCCTCGGGTTCGGGCTGCGGAAGCTGCGGCGTGAGCCGCTGGAGCGCCCGCTCACCCGCAGGGGCATCCTCACCGCACTGGGCTGGGCGCTGCTCGGCTGGACCGCGTACGGCCTGCATCTGGCGGCGATCATCCATGGGTTCGGGCTCTCGGGCGTCTCGATGGTCCTGTTCTCCATCGGGTCCTTCGCGCTGTCCTGGTGCCTGGGGATCATGACGTTCGTGGTCCCCGCGGGAGCCGGGGTGCGTGAGGCCGCCATGGTGGCGGTGCTGGCCCCGGTCCTGGACCGGGGCTCGGCGATCGCCGTGGCGCTCTGCTCCAGGATTGTCATCATTCTCGGCGATCTCGTCTGCGCCGGTGCCGCGGGCCTGTCCGCGCGACGCGCCGTCGATGCCGGGCACGACTCCGACCCGCGAAAAGCCGTGTGA
- a CDS encoding glycosyltransferase family 2 protein, translating to MDATPYVTIVLPCYNEQDHVIDEVERISEAMDRSGYTYELVAVDDCSTDQTLARLREAAPRFPNMRIRAFHRNGGSGTVRRIGSQEARGEIVVWTDADLTYPNERIPELVEILDKDPTIDQVVGARTSEEGSHKFLRVPAKWFIRKVAERLAGQKIPDLNSGLRAFRKSVARPYLRLLPPGFSCVTTITLSFLSNQHDVYYLPIGYSKRAGKSKFSFVSDAYRYILQVLRMVMYFNPLKVLMPPALWLIGIGLVKGVVDIVRYGFYLTSNTIVIFISGLLIGSLALLADLIVRSRSE from the coding sequence GTGGACGCAACGCCGTACGTCACGATCGTTCTGCCCTGTTACAACGAGCAGGACCATGTCATCGACGAGGTCGAGCGCATCTCCGAGGCCATGGACCGCAGCGGCTACACCTACGAGCTCGTGGCGGTCGACGACTGCTCCACCGACCAGACGCTGGCCAGGCTGCGGGAGGCCGCCCCGCGCTTCCCCAACATGCGGATCAGGGCCTTCCACCGCAACGGCGGGTCGGGCACGGTGCGCAGGATCGGTTCGCAGGAGGCGCGCGGCGAGATCGTCGTGTGGACCGACGCGGACCTGACCTACCCGAACGAGCGCATCCCCGAGCTGGTCGAGATCCTGGACAAGGACCCCACGATCGACCAGGTCGTGGGCGCGCGGACCTCCGAGGAGGGCTCGCACAAGTTCCTCCGGGTGCCGGCGAAGTGGTTCATCCGCAAGGTGGCCGAGCGGCTGGCCGGGCAGAAGATCCCCGACCTCAACAGCGGGCTGCGGGCGTTCCGCAAGTCGGTGGCCAGGCCGTACCTGCGGCTGCTGCCGCCCGGGTTCTCCTGCGTCACCACGATCACGCTGTCGTTCCTGTCCAACCAGCACGACGTCTACTACCTGCCGATCGGCTACAGCAAGCGGGCCGGGAAGTCGAAGTTCAGCTTCGTGTCCGACGCCTACCGCTACATCCTGCAGGTGCTGCGGATGGTGATGTACTTCAACCCGCTCAAGGTCCTCATGCCGCCCGCGCTCTGGCTGATCGGCATCGGCCTGGTCAAGGGTGTGGTGGACATCGTCCGCTACGGGTTCTACCTGACCAGCAACACCATCGTGATCTTCATCTCCGGTCTGCTCATCGGGTCGCTGGCGCTGCTCGCCGACCTCATCGTGCGCTCCCGGAGCGAGTAG
- a CDS encoding glycosyltransferase family 4 protein produces MIRYVDGLVAALDKAGADLVVVCQRADAQRYAALAPAARVLPGPAGITNRAARLTWEQTGLPLLARQAGAQVIHVPYYSMPLRSGLPTVVTVHDVTWFTEPSQHSAVKASFFRSATRTAVRHASRVIVPSKATRDELIRVLAADPTRIDVAYHGVDPALFHRPSEREAGHAADRLGLHGTPYVAFLGPLEPRKNIPSLIRGFVRAVQDLPDPPALVLAGGVRDADVDVAVGEVPSGVKVLRPGYLSFADLPGFLGGAVVAAFPSRGEGFGLPLLEAMACGAPVLTTHSTSLPEVGGDAVAYTEPDDAAIAEGLRTLLTSPERREALSAAGLARAKEFTWEASADAHLLSYQRAVE; encoded by the coding sequence TTGATCAGATATGTCGACGGCCTCGTCGCCGCACTGGACAAGGCCGGCGCCGACCTGGTCGTCGTCTGCCAGCGGGCCGACGCCCAGCGCTACGCCGCACTCGCGCCCGCCGCCCGCGTGCTGCCCGGACCTGCCGGGATCACCAACCGGGCCGCCCGGCTCACCTGGGAGCAGACCGGCCTCCCGCTGCTCGCCCGGCAGGCCGGCGCCCAGGTGATCCACGTCCCCTATTACTCGATGCCGCTCCGCTCCGGTCTGCCGACCGTGGTGACCGTGCACGACGTCACCTGGTTCACCGAGCCCTCCCAGCACAGCGCGGTCAAGGCGTCCTTCTTCCGCTCGGCGACCCGGACGGCCGTCCGGCACGCGTCCCGGGTGATCGTGCCCTCCAAGGCGACCAGGGACGAGCTGATCCGGGTGCTCGCCGCCGATCCCACCAGGATCGACGTCGCCTACCACGGGGTGGATCCGGCGCTGTTCCACCGGCCCTCCGAGCGGGAGGCCGGGCACGCGGCCGACCGGCTCGGACTGCACGGCACCCCCTATGTCGCCTTCCTCGGTCCGCTGGAGCCGCGCAAGAACATTCCCAGCCTGATCCGGGGTTTCGTGCGGGCCGTCCAGGATCTTCCCGATCCGCCCGCCCTGGTGCTGGCCGGGGGCGTGCGCGACGCCGACGTGGACGTCGCCGTCGGGGAGGTGCCCTCCGGCGTGAAGGTGCTCCGTCCCGGCTACCTGTCGTTCGCCGACCTGCCCGGGTTCCTCGGTGGCGCGGTCGTGGCGGCCTTCCCCTCGCGCGGTGAGGGTTTCGGTCTCCCGCTGCTGGAGGCGATGGCCTGCGGCGCTCCGGTGCTCACCACACACAGCACCTCGCTGCCCGAGGTAGGGGGCGACGCCGTCGCCTACACCGAGCCCGACGACGCCGCCATCGCCGAGGGGCTGCGGACGCTGCTGACGTCGCCGGAGCGCCGCGAGGCCCTGTCAGCGGCAGGGCTGGCCCGAGCCAAGGAGTTCACCTGGGAAGCCTCGGCCGATGCCCATCTGCTCTCGTATCAACGAGCCGTCGAATAG
- a CDS encoding lysylphosphatidylglycerol synthase domain-containing protein yields the protein MLSRLRSSRLLRVLLALVALGFLGYGLARNADDTLSALSRLSWWSLAGSYLSVMAGIGLMVLAWRTVLAGLGSPLPLGITAKIFFIGQLGKYVPGSVWAYAAMMELGRDQGVPPRRTFSSTSLSLLISLGCALLVAAVTLRETVSQAWYLMALIPVIALCLHPKVLTFGLNLALRIARREPLEQVLGGRAVLVAVALTLAGWLVYGVHLLLPITDLGAAGGPLYPVATGAYALAWATGILTVVVPAGIGVREGAMVLALAPVLGSPDALVAAVVSRLAFTLADLTWAGIGFLWGRAPRPAADPDGVQSATRALR from the coding sequence ATGCTGAGCCGCCTGCGGTCAAGCCGCCTGCTCCGGGTGCTGCTCGCCCTCGTCGCCCTGGGTTTTCTGGGGTACGGCCTGGCCAGGAACGCCGACGACACGCTGAGCGCGCTCTCCCGGCTCTCCTGGTGGTCGCTGGCCGGGTCCTACCTGTCGGTCATGGCCGGGATCGGGCTCATGGTGCTGGCCTGGCGGACGGTGCTGGCCGGACTGGGCTCGCCGCTCCCCCTCGGGATCACCGCGAAGATCTTCTTCATCGGCCAGCTCGGCAAATACGTGCCGGGCAGCGTCTGGGCCTACGCCGCGATGATGGAGCTCGGCCGCGACCAGGGCGTTCCGCCCCGCCGTACGTTCAGCTCCACCTCGCTCAGCCTGCTGATCTCCCTCGGCTGCGCCCTCCTCGTGGCGGCGGTCACCCTGCGCGAGACCGTGAGCCAGGCGTGGTACCTGATGGCGCTGATCCCGGTCATCGCCCTGTGCCTGCACCCGAAGGTGCTCACCTTCGGGCTCAACCTGGCCCTGCGGATCGCCCGCAGGGAGCCGCTGGAGCAGGTGCTCGGCGGCCGGGCCGTACTGGTCGCCGTGGCGCTCACCCTGGCCGGTTGGCTGGTGTACGGCGTGCATCTGCTGCTGCCGATCACCGACCTGGGCGCCGCGGGCGGTCCGCTCTACCCGGTGGCGACCGGGGCCTACGCGCTGGCCTGGGCCACCGGCATCCTCACCGTGGTGGTCCCGGCCGGGATAGGCGTCCGGGAGGGTGCCATGGTGCTCGCGCTGGCCCCGGTGCTCGGCTCCCCCGACGCGCTGGTGGCTGCGGTGGTGTCCCGGCTGGCGTTCACCCTGGCCGACCTGACCTGGGCCGGGATCGGTTTCCTCTGGGGCCGCGCTCCCCGGCCCGCGGCGGACCCGGACGGGGTTCAGTCCGCGACCAGGGCCTTGAGGTAG
- a CDS encoding LCP family protein, translating to MSDHRHVTVRDRRTEPGSHGRRGSRRAGGNGGQQPPENPVEYDRPPRKPGRNTGRLSMGGWISVGMTCVLVVGTLGAYKLYRNLDDNIKRDDITKELSANRPPDTGALNVLIVGSDSREGDANKKYGQHMQGTGERTDTIMLLHISPNRDKATLLSFPRDSVVQTPACQNPKTKVAVPAGLKMINATFNEGGIACTWNTIEALTQIRLNHFVKVDFSGFKGIVDALDGIEICLPQDVSDKKAKLELTKGKHVVKGETALAYVRARYSLGDGSDISRIKRQQVFLQQVMKKATSSDLLTDVGRLTGFLTAVTSSMTVDSRLNVERMVEIAQSAKSLTAKGLQAVTVPWMPDPTDKNRVVWKPEAQNLFEAIRSDIEPTASPTPNAPAKPTVKNEQVQVQVFNGTDTAGRASEVAAKLVAQGFKVTQVGNARPATGNVPATALHYGKKDAEGAAYADAVAARLSGDKLTPVAGKVRPATVENYAPSIPAAAPLDGPVVQLVIGADWKGVRVPTKIPDSLKGDVVDSKTNPCQ from the coding sequence ATGAGCGACCATCGGCATGTCACCGTGAGGGACCGCCGGACCGAGCCGGGCAGCCACGGCCGCCGGGGCTCCCGGCGCGCGGGCGGGAACGGCGGGCAGCAGCCCCCCGAGAACCCGGTCGAGTACGACAGACCGCCCCGCAAACCGGGACGAAATACCGGACGGCTGAGCATGGGCGGCTGGATCAGCGTCGGGATGACCTGCGTCCTGGTGGTCGGCACCCTCGGGGCCTACAAGCTCTACCGCAACCTCGACGACAACATCAAACGTGACGACATCACCAAAGAGCTCAGCGCCAACCGCCCCCCGGACACCGGGGCGCTCAATGTGCTCATCGTGGGCTCCGACAGCCGCGAGGGCGACGCGAACAAGAAGTACGGCCAGCACATGCAGGGCACGGGCGAGCGGACCGACACCATCATGCTGCTCCACATCTCCCCGAACCGCGACAAGGCGACGCTGCTGAGCTTCCCCCGCGACTCCGTGGTCCAGACTCCCGCCTGTCAGAACCCCAAGACGAAGGTGGCCGTCCCCGCCGGTCTCAAGATGATCAATGCGACCTTCAACGAAGGCGGCATCGCCTGCACCTGGAACACGATCGAGGCATTGACCCAGATCCGCCTCAACCACTTCGTCAAGGTCGACTTTTCTGGATTCAAGGGGATCGTCGACGCACTGGACGGCATCGAGATCTGCCTGCCCCAGGACGTGTCGGACAAGAAGGCCAAGCTGGAGCTGACCAAGGGCAAGCACGTCGTGAAAGGTGAGACCGCCCTCGCCTACGTCCGCGCCCGCTACTCGCTCGGCGACGGCAGCGACATCAGCCGGATCAAACGCCAGCAGGTCTTCCTCCAGCAGGTGATGAAGAAGGCCACCAGTTCCGACCTGCTGACCGACGTCGGCAGGCTCACCGGCTTCCTGACCGCCGTCACCTCCTCGATGACGGTCGACAGCAGGCTCAACGTCGAGCGCATGGTGGAGATCGCGCAGAGCGCGAAATCCCTCACCGCCAAGGGCCTGCAGGCCGTCACCGTCCCGTGGATGCCGGATCCCACCGACAAGAACCGGGTCGTCTGGAAGCCCGAAGCCCAGAACCTGTTCGAGGCGATCCGCAGCGACATCGAGCCGACCGCCAGCCCCACCCCCAACGCGCCCGCCAAGCCGACCGTCAAGAACGAGCAGGTCCAGGTCCAGGTCTTCAACGGCACCGACACTGCGGGCCGGGCCAGCGAGGTGGCCGCGAAGCTGGTCGCCCAGGGCTTCAAGGTGACCCAGGTCGGCAACGCCAGGCCCGCCACCGGCAACGTGCCGGCCACGGCGCTGCACTACGGCAAGAAGGACGCCGAGGGGGCCGCCTACGCCGACGCGGTGGCCGCCAGGCTCTCCGGCGACAAGCTCACCCCGGTGGCGGGCAAGGTCCGGCCGGCCACGGTGGAGAACTACGCACCGAGCATCCCGGCCGCCGCGCCCTTGGACGGCCCCGTCGTCCAGCTGGTCATCGGCGCCGACTGGAAGGGTGTCCGCGTCCCCACCAAGATCCCCGACTCCCTCAAGGGCGACGTCGTCGACAGCAAGACCAACCCCTGCCAGTAG
- a CDS encoding DNA-3-methyladenine glycosylase family protein, which yields MTVARERQWRWDGPFDLELTLHPHRRGGGDPAWRKTSDGAIWRTSRTPDGPATLRVTARSGHVAGTAWGPGAGWLLETLPAMLGVDDDVSGFVPEHDAVRDAARRYEGLRVGRTFRVLEALVPAVLEQKVVTGEAWRAWRWLLLRHGEPAPGPAPEGMRVFPEPEAWRSIPSWDWHRAGTEAVRARTIVNAAWHAVKLETAGDSADVDRLLRALPGIGVWTSAEVRQRSHGDADAVSVGDYHLSSLVGWSLTGRKTDDAGMLRLLAPYRGHRHRVSRLLKLGGERPPARGPRMPARDYRRF from the coding sequence GTGACCGTGGCGAGGGAGCGGCAATGGCGCTGGGACGGGCCGTTCGACCTTGAGCTGACCCTCCACCCGCACCGGCGTGGTGGCGGGGATCCCGCCTGGCGCAAGACGTCCGACGGGGCGATCTGGCGGACCTCCCGCACCCCCGACGGTCCCGCGACGTTACGGGTGACCGCCCGGAGCGGACACGTCGCCGGCACCGCCTGGGGGCCGGGGGCCGGGTGGCTGCTGGAGACGCTTCCCGCGATGCTCGGCGTCGACGACGACGTCTCGGGGTTCGTTCCCGAGCACGACGCGGTCCGTGACGCGGCCAGGCGCTACGAGGGGCTCCGGGTCGGGCGGACCTTCCGGGTTCTGGAGGCGCTGGTGCCCGCCGTGCTCGAACAGAAGGTCGTGACCGGCGAGGCGTGGCGGGCCTGGCGGTGGCTGCTCCTCCGGCACGGTGAGCCCGCCCCGGGGCCCGCACCCGAGGGGATGAGAGTCTTTCCCGAGCCTGAGGCGTGGCGGTCGATCCCGTCGTGGGACTGGCACCGGGCGGGAACGGAGGCCGTACGGGCCCGGACCATCGTGAACGCCGCGTGGCATGCCGTGAAGCTGGAGACGGCGGGGGACAGCGCCGACGTGGACCGGCTGCTGCGGGCACTGCCCGGGATCGGGGTGTGGACGTCCGCCGAGGTGCGGCAGCGGTCGCACGGTGACGCCGACGCGGTATCGGTGGGGGACTACCACCTGTCCTCGCTGGTCGGCTGGTCGCTGACCGGTCGGAAGACCGATGACGCGGGGATGTTGCGGTTGCTCGCGCCTTACCGGGGACACCGGCACCGGGTCAGCAGGCTGTTGAAGCTGGGCGGTGAGCGGCCACCCGCCCGGGGGCCACGGATGCCGGCACGCGACTATCGCCGCTTCTGA
- a CDS encoding class I SAM-dependent methyltransferase, with amino-acid sequence MGTKRVAQLAYSEFQAAMLDEAKRRRKAAKIVAVLGHFLGRDKDVLDGLTVADIGCSAGFIADELAAAGARRTFGVDIDVPGLRKAAERFGERVEFVCADGTALPFPDGSIDVLVFNHIYEHVVDPDAIMAEMRRVLTDDGVLYLGLGNRLGVMEPHYKLPFLSYLPPALADRYVRLSGRADSYYERYRTRRGLRRMVRGLRVWDYTFPVLATPAAFAGSELFGGVAGRVAGGVLARLPRTVLRGLLPVVPTYLWVATKSSRRPAGAALPQPPDPVRPR; translated from the coding sequence ATGGGCACGAAACGGGTGGCGCAGCTGGCGTACTCCGAGTTCCAGGCGGCGATGCTCGACGAGGCGAAGCGCCGGCGCAAGGCCGCGAAGATCGTGGCGGTGCTCGGTCACTTCCTCGGCCGCGACAAGGACGTCCTCGACGGCCTGACGGTCGCCGACATCGGCTGCTCGGCCGGGTTCATCGCCGACGAGCTCGCCGCCGCGGGCGCGAGGCGGACCTTCGGCGTGGACATCGACGTGCCCGGCCTGCGCAAGGCGGCCGAGCGGTTCGGTGAGCGGGTCGAGTTCGTGTGCGCCGACGGCACCGCGCTGCCGTTCCCCGACGGCTCCATCGACGTGCTGGTCTTCAACCACATCTACGAGCACGTGGTGGACCCCGACGCGATCATGGCCGAGATGCGCCGGGTGCTGACCGACGACGGCGTGCTCTACCTCGGGCTGGGCAACCGGCTCGGGGTGATGGAGCCGCACTACAAGCTGCCGTTCCTGTCCTACCTGCCGCCCGCGCTGGCCGACCGCTACGTCCGGCTGTCCGGCCGTGCCGACAGCTACTACGAGCGCTACCGGACCCGGCGCGGACTGCGGAGGATGGTGCGCGGCCTGCGGGTGTGGGACTACACCTTCCCGGTGCTCGCCACCCCGGCGGCGTTCGCCGGCTCCGAGCTGTTCGGCGGCGTGGCCGGCCGGGTGGCCGGCGGCGTGCTGGCCCGGCTGCCCCGGACCGTCCTGCGCGGGCTGCTGCCGGTGGTGCCGACCTACCTGTGGGTGGCCACCAAGAGCAGCCGCCGCCCGGCCGGGGCCGCCCTGCCCCAGCCGCCCGACCCGGTCCGCCCCCGGTGA
- a CDS encoding sugar phosphate nucleotidyltransferase, with protein sequence MPDLEAILLVGGQGTRLRPLTLGTPKPLLPTAGVPFLAHQLARARSFGVRRIVFATSYRAEMFSDAFGDGSAFGLSLEYMTEETPLGTGGAIRNAAEALTCGPDAPVLVLNGDILSGHDIGDQVARHVARRAAVTLHLTEVEDPTRFGCVPTDDEGRVTAFLEKTPNPVTNRINAGCYVFTRSVIDSIPAGEVVSVERETFPGLIDSGALVLGYADASYWLDVGTPAAFIKGSRDLVLGRLASPALPGPPGEFLALPGARISAEAKIDGGSVIGARAVVESGAQVSGSVLGDGCVIHAGAAVVDSVIGIGARVASGAILRDAVIGDGAIVGPGNELVAGSRIWPGVVLPECSVRFSSDV encoded by the coding sequence TTGCCGGACCTAGAGGCGATCCTCCTTGTCGGGGGACAGGGGACGCGGTTGCGTCCGCTGACGCTTGGCACGCCCAAGCCGCTGCTGCCCACAGCGGGGGTTCCCTTCCTTGCCCATCAGCTGGCACGGGCCCGCTCGTTCGGCGTGCGGCGCATCGTGTTCGCCACGTCCTACCGGGCGGAGATGTTCTCCGACGCGTTCGGAGACGGCTCGGCCTTCGGGCTCTCCCTCGAATACATGACCGAGGAGACCCCGCTCGGCACCGGCGGTGCCATCCGCAACGCCGCCGAGGCGCTGACCTGCGGCCCCGACGCGCCGGTGCTCGTGCTCAACGGCGACATCCTGTCCGGCCACGACATCGGCGACCAGGTCGCCCGGCACGTCGCCCGGCGGGCCGCCGTCACCCTGCACCTGACCGAGGTGGAGGATCCCACGCGCTTCGGCTGCGTGCCGACCGACGACGAGGGGCGGGTCACCGCCTTCCTGGAGAAGACCCCGAATCCGGTCACCAACCGGATCAACGCCGGGTGCTACGTCTTCACCCGCTCGGTGATCGACTCGATCCCGGCCGGTGAGGTCGTCTCCGTCGAGCGCGAGACCTTCCCCGGTCTGATCGACTCCGGTGCGCTGGTGCTCGGCTACGCCGACGCCTCCTACTGGCTCGACGTCGGCACGCCCGCGGCCTTCATCAAGGGCTCCCGCGACCTGGTCCTCGGCCGCCTGGCCTCACCCGCGCTGCCCGGTCCCCCCGGTGAGTTCCTCGCGCTGCCCGGCGCCCGGATCTCGGCCGAGGCCAAGATCGACGGAGGTTCGGTGATCGGCGCCCGCGCGGTCGTGGAGTCCGGGGCCCAGGTGTCCGGCAGCGTTCTCGGCGACGGCTGCGTGATCCACGCGGGGGCCGCCGTGGTCGACTCGGTGATCGGCATCGGTGCCCGGGTCGCCTCTGGAGCGATCCTGCGCGACGCCGTCATCGGCGACGGTGCGATCGTGGGGCCCGGCAACGAGTTGGTGGCGGGCAGCCGGATCTGGCCCGGTGTCGTGCTCCCCGAGTGCTCCGTCCGCTTCTCCAGCGACGTCTGA
- a CDS encoding PIN domain-containing protein, translated as MYDAGALIAAESDKAELWHLHRQALGERRRIIVPVPVLAQVWRGSARQASLSRLLFGCEIVDMTEVVGRESGVLCGKAGASDAVDATVVVMAIQATASIVTSDPGDIGALLDAARPPVRPALIPV; from the coding sequence GTGTACGACGCGGGGGCCTTGATCGCAGCGGAATCCGACAAAGCCGAACTCTGGCACCTTCACCGGCAGGCACTTGGTGAGCGTCGTCGCATCATCGTTCCCGTTCCCGTCCTGGCCCAGGTCTGGCGAGGATCGGCACGGCAGGCCTCGCTCTCCCGTCTGCTGTTCGGTTGCGAGATCGTGGATATGACGGAGGTCGTCGGCCGCGAGTCAGGAGTGCTGTGTGGAAAGGCCGGGGCATCGGATGCGGTGGACGCCACGGTCGTCGTCATGGCGATCCAGGCCACTGCGAGCATCGTGACCTCTGATCCGGGCGACATCGGTGCGTTGCTGGATGCCGCGAGGCCACCCGTCAGGCCCGCGCTCATCCCGGTATGA
- a CDS encoding glycosyltransferase family 4 protein gives MRIAIVGPTHPYKGGGAAHTTELAHRLRAAGHDVVIESWKAQYPSFLYPGQQTVDTPDGAPFPDVRRVLDWRRPDGWIRCGRRLASADLVILTVLSPVQVPPYLGILAGLRRRTRVVALCHNVLPHERKPYDAPLMKALLRRVDRVLVHSEPQAALARELGPAPVATAAMAPHLPVRSAERGQADGVADRLLFFGLVRPYKGLDLLIRALPEGVSLRVAGEFWGGLAETEALIARLGLTGRVELRPGYVADDDVPGLFADVDALVLPYRSGTASQQVWFGHEHGVPVIASRVGTLGDHVTDGVDGLLVEPGSVESLRAALTAFYRPGEPERLRAGVKAVDPEPYWATYLKALVAD, from the coding sequence ATGCGGATCGCGATCGTCGGGCCGACCCATCCCTACAAGGGCGGCGGGGCCGCGCACACCACCGAGCTGGCCCACCGGCTGCGCGCCGCCGGGCACGACGTGGTCATCGAGTCGTGGAAGGCGCAGTACCCGTCCTTCCTCTATCCCGGTCAGCAGACCGTGGACACCCCCGACGGCGCTCCGTTCCCCGACGTCCGCCGCGTCCTGGACTGGCGCCGCCCGGACGGCTGGATCCGCTGCGGGCGGCGGCTGGCGAGCGCCGACCTGGTGATCCTCACGGTGCTGAGCCCGGTTCAGGTCCCGCCCTACCTGGGCATCCTCGCCGGCCTGCGCCGCCGGACCAGGGTCGTCGCGCTCTGCCACAACGTGCTGCCGCACGAGCGCAAGCCCTACGACGCGCCCCTGATGAAGGCGCTGCTGCGCCGGGTGGACCGGGTGCTGGTCCACTCCGAGCCGCAGGCCGCGCTGGCCCGTGAGCTCGGGCCCGCCCCGGTGGCGACGGCCGCGATGGCGCCGCATCTCCCGGTCAGGTCCGCGGAGCGCGGCCAGGCCGACGGGGTGGCGGACCGGCTGCTGTTCTTCGGCCTGGTCCGGCCGTACAAGGGGCTGGACCTGCTGATCCGCGCACTGCCCGAGGGCGTCTCGCTGCGGGTCGCGGGGGAGTTCTGGGGCGGTCTGGCGGAGACGGAGGCGTTGATCGCCCGGCTCGGCCTGACCGGCCGGGTGGAGCTGCGACCGGGCTACGTGGCCGACGACGACGTGCCGGGGCTGTTCGCCGACGTGGACGCGCTGGTCCTGCCGTACCGGAGCGGTACGGCCAGCCAGCAGGTGTGGTTCGGTCACGAGCACGGCGTCCCGGTGATCGCCAGCCGGGTGGGCACGCTCGGCGACCACGTCACCGACGGGGTGGACGGGCTGCTCGTCGAGCCCGGCTCGGTGGAGAGCCTCCGCGCCGCGCTGACCGCGTTCTACCGGCCGGGCGAGCCCGAGCGGCTCCGCGCGGGGGTCAAGGCCGTCGATCCCGAGCCCTACTGGGCCACCTACCTCAAGGCCCTGGTCGCGGACTGA